The DNA window ACAGCTTGAATGTTGTAGGGTGGGATAGCGAAGCGTATTCCACCTTGAAATTCTGCAAAAACTGAGCAAAAACAGATTATATAGCAAACGCATTTTAACGCGAGTACGGCGAAAAATGGCTTAAATAAAAAAAGGTTGAGAAGGATTTGGCAAATTAAAGTTCTCATCAAGTTTAGGATTAATACGAGACATCAAAGAAGGCTTATGGAGCTTCCAAGTGTAAGCAATAAGCCCCGCAATGACATTGACCATAAATCCCAAGACACTGCGATGGCGCGTATGTTCAATCTGAGTGAATGATTTAAGTTGACCGATGACGGTTTCTATCAAGGAGCGTTTTTTTAGCATTATCGTATCAAATTCACTGAGCGGCTCTTTTTTCATGTTTTTACGGACACCTGTGATTAATTCAATGCCTTGCGTTTTCAAAGTTGCCTTTAATGCTTTAACCTGAGTTCGGCGAGATTCTTTTAAAAAGACAACAGCTTGTCTGAATCAGAATTCACAAAATTTTCAGAATTAGCAGAATTAAAAAGCGTGATTCGCATTAATTTCTTGGTTTAAGGGGTTTAAATTCTGTTAATTCTGAAAATCCTGATTCAGACAATGTTTTAATCTGGTCTGGTGAATCCAGATGAAAAACAAGAGAATAATCTCTACCAGTCCTTCAAACCTTTTCGCGTGTTCCGACAGACCTGCTAGGTTTTTAAAACCTAGCAGGTCTCTGTTTTATTTTATAAAACTTGCTGAACTCAGGTTAAATAAGGTGCATTTTCGTATAAAAAACGTCTAATGCACCTCTACAAGCTACTATCTAAATTTCTCCTACCCCAATGCCTGCCGTAATAATGTCGCTAAATGTATCGGTTGTTGTCCTGTGCCTGTTTCTAGGATTTGCTGACGACAGGAGAAGCCATTGGCTAAAATAGGCGCATCGGGGTTGGCACGTAAGGCGGGTAATAGAGATTGTTCCGCCATTTGTAGCGCAATGTCTGCGTGTTCTGCTTCTAGTCCAAAACTGCCCGCCATGCCACAACAGGCGGGGTCTAAAAATTCATATTGAAAATCAGGGATGAGTTTTAGAATTTTGCGCATGGATTTCATTGCGCCGACAGCGTGTTGATGGCAATGTCCTTGTATTAGCATGGGTTTAGTTTGTCCGCTTAAGGGTTTTAAGGGCAGTTTTAAGCGTTTTGCCGTGAGTTCGCGGGCGAGAAATTCTTCAAATAAAATGGCGTGTTGTGCGACTTTTTCGGCGGTTTTGCCCAGTCCTAGTGATTTGTAGTCGTCGCGTAGGGCTAATAAACAGGGGGGTTCTAAGCCGATAATGGTGCGTCCTGCTTCGGCGTGAGGGAGTAGGATTTTTAGAACTCGTTCGGCTTCGGCTTTGGCTTCGTTGACCATGCCATGCGCAATGAAGGTGCGACCACAGCATAAGGGGCGGTCGGGTTCTGGGGTGTCGCTGATGGGTTCGGCGATGATAACGTGGTATTTCGCGCTTTGTAGAACGTGTACCGCGTCTTGAATGACGCTAGGGTCAAAGTAGCGGGTAAAGGTGTCGACGAATAGGACGACATCGCCTACTTTGTCAGGAATGGTTTCGGCGGTTTCTGGTTTGATAAAGGGGGCGTTGACGGGTTCAGGGAGGCGACGTTTCGCGCTGATACCGAAAAATTTTTCGCCGAGTGTTGCAAGCCATGTGTGGCGGTTGCGCCATGCGGGGATTTTTTTAAGCAGGTTGTAGCGGTGTAGCCAGTGGGGTGTGCTGGCAAAAAAGCGGGTACGCCATGATAATCCTGTGAGGGCATTGCGTTGGGCGAGGTATTCGACTTTTATCATTGCCATGTCGACGGCGTTTTCGCATTCGCGTTTGCAACCTTTGCAGGCAACGCATAAGTCCATGGCTTCGGCAAGGGTGGGGTCGGTAAACGGGGTGTTGCCTAGTTCACCGTTTAGGGCGGCTTTGAGAAGGCGAACACGTCCACCTGTGGAGTTGTTGACGATGTCGCTCACGCGGAAGCTGGGACACATCACGCCCTTGCCTTGTTCTTTGTTTTCGCATTGACGGCTGTTGATGCAGACGGCGACGGCTTTGGCAAAGTCTCCGCCTGTTTTGGGGATGTCGGCGTAGGCATCGCCCATGCCTGCATTTTCGTAGGCTGACCAGTCTAAATAGGTTTTCATGGGTGCAGTTTCTCTGATTGTGCGTTTATTCGTGGGGAATGGATTATTTTAAATTATGATGAGTTGGTGGCAAATATTAAACGTTGGGGGCAGGCGTTGGGCTTTCAGCAGGTGGGTATTTGTGATATTGATTTGAGCCTTGCAGAACAGCAGTTAAGTCAGTGGCTTGCGAATGCGTATCAAGGGGATATGTATTTTATGGAAAAGCACGGGCTTAAGCGGAGTCGTCCTGATT is part of the Beggiatoa alba B18LD genome and encodes:
- a CDS encoding (Fe-S)-binding protein; protein product: MKTYLDWSAYENAGMGDAYADIPKTGGDFAKAVAVCINSRQCENKEQGKGVMCPSFRVSDIVNNSTGGRVRLLKAALNGELGNTPFTDPTLAEAMDLCVACKGCKRECENAVDMAMIKVEYLAQRNALTGLSWRTRFFASTPHWLHRYNLLKKIPAWRNRHTWLATLGEKFFGISAKRRLPEPVNAPFIKPETAETIPDKVGDVVLFVDTFTRYFDPSVIQDAVHVLQSAKYHVIIAEPISDTPEPDRPLCCGRTFIAHGMVNEAKAEAERVLKILLPHAEAGRTIIGLEPPCLLALRDDYKSLGLGKTAEKVAQHAILFEEFLARELTAKRLKLPLKPLSGQTKPMLIQGHCHQHAVGAMKSMRKILKLIPDFQYEFLDPACCGMAGSFGLEAEHADIALQMAEQSLLPALRANPDAPILANGFSCRQQILETGTGQQPIHLATLLRQALG